The following proteins come from a genomic window of Theileria equi strain WA chromosome 2 map unlocalized gcontig_1105316255037, whole genome shotgun sequence:
- a CDS encoding hypothetical protein (encoded by transcript BEWA_035570A), with amino-acid sequence MQTAASEISTSRAETIKGVTNPTLISTSDVADNRSTLSLVEGQCLPESNQKIFSKWVRACDHTESKQGNILPLKKQQKHDDNGRIGPKLLVKQTGTTYRASFQTDDKEFNNDILGTRRLYYNLADVRWRLVKLPSVDGG; translated from the exons ATGCAAACTGCAGCGAgtgaaatctcaacttcacgagctgaaacgataaaaggtgtcacaaatccaacattaatatcaacaagtgatgtagctgacaacaggtctacgttatccctcgttgaagggcaatgcctacctgaatctaatcaaaaaatcttttctaaatgggtacgagcttgcgatcatacagagagtaaacagggaaacatattgcctcttaaaaagcaacaaaaacatgatgataatggaagaataggacCCAAACTACtcgttaaacaaactggtacaacctaccgtgcatcattccaaactgacgacaaagagttcaacaatgacatacttggcactagaagactttattataatctagctgacgtaag gtggcgacttgtaaaactacccagtgtagacgggggataa
- a CDS encoding signal peptide containing protein (encoded by transcript BEWA_035560A), with translation MRFKTLMLVFLTQKFCHCGWPKCCVGASEDKSTEKYEIAAVVGGGNCQSMYSDSFDTFESDSTVVSPGPSGEEHPSMVVLDLCSENMAYFDVVSNDDYGLINVSYFPKSGHCIREVLDSDGVIWTVKEGGKCLGVHTYSKDSKTMLTLLVGMGGINRNSNYRKVNGKWVKVEDSMSFKMMIQDLKGLSNGPIRGPRKRLTSKTFVPYSSE, from the coding sequence ATGAGGTTCAAGACACTTATGCTCGTCTTTTTAACTCAAAAGTTCTGTCATTGTGGCTGGCCTAAATGCTGTGTCGGAGCTTCAGAGGATAAATCCACGGAGAAATATGAGATCGCCGCTGTGGTTGGAGGGGGAAATTGCCAGAGCATGTATTCAGACTCTTTTGATACGTTTGAATCAGATTCAACTGTTGTTTCCCCCGGTCCTTCTGGAGAGGAGCATCCAAGTATGGTCGTTCTGGATCTCTGTTCTGAGAACATGGCTTACTTTGATGTTGTCTCCAACGATGACTATGGACTAATAAATGTATCATACTTCCCTAAATCTGGGCACTGCATTAGGGAAGTTTTGGATTCAGATGGTGTTATTTGGACCGTAAAGGAAGGAGGAAAATGTCTTGGTGTTCACACATATTCTAAGGATTCCAAAACGATGCTAACTCTTTTAGTCGGAATGGGAGGTATCAACCGCAATTCAAACTATAGAAAAGTGAATGGAAAGTGGGTAAAAGTCGAAGATAGCATGAGTTTTAAAATGATGATCCAAGACTTGAAGGGGCTTTCAAACGGTCCAATCAGAGGTCCCAGAAAACGATTAACCAGTAAAACATTTGTTCCCTACTCCTCAGAGTAA
- a CDS encoding hypothetical protein (encoded by transcript BEWA_035580A), protein MSYAVINIGHNPRKLIEETTYSYTEGGAPVNVTEYVDPPGLAGYRKCVHVPEKGVKIFSVKNKQEQTYGFESNKYSEATVYLWREDKRYEKPLLVQLGNSYFRSDDGQSWTRISLSPSEMVKILDSENCKRNGTHKIDLSKGHTFNRKDAPKSYKCSSCKEEEITITSEKCDGVIYSYHDTSKGLVSKVEDNGVDQNGIFVPLGTSRVYLFYARNRGNKCVLINMTKPKNLWYRRKSKRGSTWVQVEKGNEPIAYFDSFAILSIIQGSSTTPQTASTSYSRITTTMASLVATMVVGFFAWEGLMMVKNPDKSLILEVKNKFIKPE, encoded by the coding sequence ATGAGCTATGCCGTCATAAATATTGGCCATAACCCGAGAAAACTCATAGAAGAGACCACTTATTCGTATACTGAAGGAGGAGCTCCAGTAAATGTCACAGAGTACGTGGATCCTCCAGGCCTCGCTGGCTACCGGAAATGCGTGCATGTTCCAGAAAAGGGCGTAAAGATCTTTTCGGTAAAGAATAAGCAAGAGCAAACCTATGGATTTGAATCGAACAAATACTCCGAGGCCACTGTATACCTCTGGAGGGAAGACAAAAGATACGAAAAGCCTCTCCTAGTCCAGCTAGGGAATAGCTACTTTCGATCCGACGACGGCCAATCGTGGACCCGCATTTCTCTATCTCCCTCTGAAATGGTCAAGATTCTTGACAGTGAAAACTGCAAGAGGAATGGAACCCACAAGATCGATTTATCAAAGGGTCACACATTTAATCGGAAAGATGCACCAAAAAGCTACAAATGCTCCAGTTgtaaagaggaagaaatcACCATAACATCTGAAAAATGCGACGGAGTCATCTACTCGTATCACGATACTTCAAAGGGCCTAGTTTCCAAAGTTGAGGACAATGGCGTAGACCAAAACGGGATTTTTGTCCCGCTTGGGACCTCTCGGGTATACCTCTTTTACGCAAGAAATCGCGGCAATAAATGCGTCCTGATAAACATGACGAAACCTAAAAATCTGTGGTACAGGAGGAAATCCAAACGTGGCTCTACTTGGGTCCAGGTGGAAAAGGGGAATGAGCCCATTGCCTACTTTGACTCCTTTGCCATCCTCAGCATCATACAGGGATCTTCAACAACTCCTCAGACGGCGTCGACATCCTACAGTCGCATTACCACTACAATGGCCTCCCTTGTGGCCACAATGGTCGTTGGATTTTTTGCGTGGGAAGGGCTCATGATGGTCAAGAACCCAGACAAGAGCTTAATCCTGGAAGTAAAGAACAAGTTTATAAAACCCGAGTAA